A genomic segment from Lignipirellula cremea encodes:
- a CDS encoding TrmH family RNA methyltransferase, with protein MSEFEHLRHKPLSPLERPREILVACPVLRSNINLSRVVRLASCCGVTRMIVCGSAKIDPKIARDGAEQVFIERRNSLPPVLKKYKAEGYTLVGLEQTTSSQNLHHFSYERKTILVLGHERTGLTDDVLSLLDATVEIPVWGLPFSYNVATAAAMALYEYCRQFPTG; from the coding sequence ATGAGCGAATTCGAACACCTGCGTCACAAGCCGCTGTCCCCGCTGGAACGCCCTCGGGAGATTCTCGTGGCCTGCCCGGTGCTGCGCAGCAACATCAACCTGTCGCGCGTGGTGCGACTGGCCAGCTGTTGCGGCGTCACGCGGATGATCGTTTGCGGCTCGGCGAAGATCGATCCCAAAATCGCGAGGGACGGCGCCGAACAGGTTTTCATCGAACGGCGCAATTCTCTGCCGCCGGTGCTCAAAAAGTATAAGGCCGAAGGCTACACGCTGGTTGGGCTGGAGCAGACAACCAGCTCGCAGAACCTGCACCACTTTTCCTACGAGCGAAAAACCATCCTGGTGCTGGGTCACGAACGGACCGGACTGACCGACGACGTCCTTTCCCTGCTCGACGCCACGGTCGAGATTCCCGTGTGGGGCCTGCCGTTCAGCTACAACGTCGCCACCGCCGCCGCCATGGCGCTCTACGAGTACTGCCGCCAGTTCCCCACCGGCTAA